The DNA window TGCGCGTGCGTGCTGAGCGCAGCGTAGCGGCCGTCCGGGGAGAGCACGGGCGCGGTGAGACCTTCGGCCACCGGACGCTCGCGGGTGAGGCGCGCGGGCGTCGCGAGCTGCTCGGCGACGAGGCGCGAGCTCTCGCCGTCGGCGGGCGCGGTCTCGTTCAGCGTGGAGGGCGCGGGCGCGGAGGGCGAGCCGCAGCCGACGAGCAGCAGCGAGAGCCACAGGCCGCCGCGGAGCGATCCGCGGCGCCGCGCGAAGACGAAGAGCGCCATCAGCAGGAGAGACGCCGCCGCGAGCGAGCTGTTCATTCGCGCGCCGGGCGCGGTCTGGCAGCTGCAGCCGGGATCGGCCATCGGGGGCGTCGCGCCGGCGTCGGTGGGCGGCGGGGGCGCGCTGGCGTCCACCGTCACGGCCGCGTCGGGCTCCGGCGCGCCGGCGTCGGCGGGCGCCGCCTCGCGCACCACGCCGACCGAGCACCACGTGGTCCCGCGCGGCGTCACGTCGCAGCTCCGCTCCGCGGAGCGCCATCCGTCCAGCGAGACCTGGACCGTGTACGTGCCCGGCGGGAGCGTGAACGACCACGCGCCGGTGTCCGCCGCGCTCGTCTGCGTCATCTCGCCGGCGGTGACCGTCGCGCCGCCGAGGCGCCGCGTCGTGTCCTCGAGGCCCACGCCCACGTCCTCGAAGACCACGCCGGTGAGCGTGCCGGACATCCCGGGCTCGCGGTCGAGGGTGCGCAGGACCGCGTTGGCGTGCGCCTGGGCCATCGCCATGCGCGAGGTGGGATCACGCAGGAGCATCGCGTCCGGATCGCAGCGGTTCGTGAACGCGATCTCCGTCAGCGCGGCCGGCATGCGGGTCGCCGTGAGCACCGTGAAGTTCGCCCGCTTCAGGCCACGGTCGCGCAGCCCCCACGCGAGGATCATCTCCTCCTGGAGGAAGCCGCCCATCGTCACCGAGGTGCCCGACGCGGAGTTGGCGACGAAGGTCTCGGTCCCCGAGGCCGGCGTGCCGCCGTTCGAGTTCGAGTGGACCGAGACGTAGAGCTCCGCGCCCATCGAGTTCGCGAACGCCGCGCGCGCGCTCAGCTCGACGAAGCGGTCGTCCTCGCGGGTCAGCGCGACGCTCAGCCCCTCGGCCTCGAGGATGCCCTGCACCCGCTGCGCGACGTCGAGCACGGTCGGCGCCTCCTCGAGGCTCTCGCACCCGACCGCGCCGGGATCCCGTCCGCCGTGGCCAGGATCCACGACGACGACCTGCGCGCTCGCCACGGGGGCGCAGAGGAGAGAGCCGACGAGAAGACAGAGATGACGCGTCACGGTCAGAGGAGATAGCAGTTCGCGGAGCATCGGAAAACTCCAGCTGATACCTCGCCACACTCAGATCTCGAAGGCCATCGCCTCGAGCCGGGCGCCCTCGCGGACCTCGAGCAGATCCGCGGCCAGCTCGGCGACCTCGGCCTCCATGGCCTGCTCGGAGAGCTCCACCTGGGTCTCGAGGAGTGAGCTCGAGACGGCGAGCTGCTCGCTGAGGCCCTCGGCCAGCTCGCAGAGGCGACGGTCGAGCACGCCCAGATCTTCCTCGGTGCGGGTGACGATCTCGCGGATGGAGTCCTCGAACGCGCTCTCCAGCCACGCCAGCGTCTCCTCTTCGATGACGCCCGGGAACATGCGCGCGATGACCGCGAGCTGGCGCCAGAGGCTGTGGGCGAGCGCGGGGTCGGGTCGCTCGGCGCGCAGCTCCGACATGCCCGACTCCACGCGGCGCCAGGCCGCGCGGGTCCGCGCCAGCTCGACCTGGTAGTCCATCTCTTCGACGCGCGGCCACAGCCCGTGGCGGAAGCTGTGCTCGTGACGCGTCGCGACGTCCTGCAGGCCGGAGCTCGACTCGGGGAGCGTGGCGAAGAGGTTGCTGGCGATGCGCTCGCCGACGTCGAGGAGCTGCTCGGAGGCGAGCCGCCGGCGCAGCCGACGCACCGAGCGCCCCAGGAGCAGCCGCGCCTGCCGGGCCGCGATCTCCACCGCTCCGTCGAGGGTGCGCGCGTAGTCCCCCGACCACTCCAGGAGCTCGCGCACGTGATGATCGTAGATGGCGTCGAGGTCGTCCTGCCGATGCGCGCGCATGATCTCGAGGCGGCGCAGGTAGTGCTGGGAGCGTCGACGCAAGAACAGGTAGAGGCCGAAGTAGATGGCGCCGTAGACCGCGAGCCACCCGCCGAGCGCGATGAGGGTGGGGAGGTGTGGATCGAGCTCGGGCCCGAAGAAGTACGGGGGCGGCCCCATCGCAGCGGCGACCTGGTCGATGAGCCGCGCGCGGAGCGAGAAGGCGATGTCGACGACGATCGCGCCGAGGATGACGACCACGAGCGAGAGGCGCCGGATGATCACCCCCGCCGGGACCTGCACGTTCTGGCTCATCTTGGCGACGTGGCTCGAGCTGTAGACCACGTCCGCCGCCCCGAGCACGAACGCGAGGGCGCGCCGCCAGAACCCGTAGCGGGAGCGCACCTCGAGCACGTAGAGGTCGTCCGAGGGGGGCGTCGGTCGCTTGATGCGGGGGAACGTGACCTCGAGGAGGACGTCCTCCGGGGCGCCCTCGACCCGCGGCATGGTCAGCACGGCGAGCGAGTCGGGGGTCTCTCCGCTGGGGCTCGAGCCGAGCCGCTCGAGGAACCAGTCGCGGACCGTGCGGTCGCGCTCCATCAGCACGCGGTCCATCGACATGAGGCGCGCCTCGATCCGCCGCGCGTAGGCGACCGGGTCGTCGTCGTCGACCTCCTCGGCCGCGCTCGACCAGGAGGAGTGGGCGCTCCGATCCCACGCGCTGAGCGCGTCGCTCGTCGCCTCGCGCACCTTGCGCTCGGCGTCGGCGACCAGCCCTTCCTGGAGCCGGCGGAACTTCACGAACCAGAGGACCTTGTGCACGAAGTACACGAGGGCCAAGAACATCGCGACGTAGAAGCCGACGACCAGCGCCTGTGCGAGCGCAGCCATGAGTATCCCCTGTCTTCGCCGGGCATAGCAGCCCGCCCGGCAAAGTCAGCTAGTGACCAATCATCAGCGCCCGTCGAAGGGGCTCGGGAAGAGGCCGTACTGCTGCGTGTCGCGGGTGTCGGTCTCGGCGCCGAGCTTGTCCTGGAGGAGGTAGAGGTCGTCCAGGCGCAGGCTCAAGGTCTGGGCCAGGCGCCAGAGGAACTTCGCCGCGATCACCGCGTCGCCGGAGAGGATCTCATAGAAGCGCTCCCGGCTCAGCGCGAGCATCGTGCAGTCCTTGAGCGTGCGCACCGTGGCCGAGCGCGGTCGACGGCTCAGGAGCGCCATCTCCCCGAAGTGCTGCCCCGCGCGCAGGAGCGCGATGTCGGTCCCGTTGCGGGTCACCTTCGCCGCCCCGCTGACGATCACGAAGAGCGTCTCGCTCACGTCGCCCTCGTGCACGACGACCTCGTCCACCCCGTAGTCTTTGTGATCGAACGCGTTGGCGACCTTGACCAGCTCCTTCATGTCGAGCTCGCTGAAGAGCACCACGTGGCCGATCGCGTCGAGCTCCGCCGTCACCCGGCTCGCCCGCTTGGCCTCCACGACCTGGTCGGGCGGGTCGGAGCTCAGCCGCAGCACCACGGTCGTGATGTTGTCTTCGCCGCCGCGCTGGTTCGCGGTGTCGATGAGCCCCTTGGCCACCGACTCGAGCGACTCGAGCCCGAGCGTCGCGCCGAGCTCCGAGGTGTCCTCGAAGTAGCCGTGCAGGCCGTCGGAGCAGAGGAGCAGCGAGTCGCCCGGCAGCACGTCGAAGACGAGCGAGTCGACGAGCACCGAGGGCTTCGGGCCGACCGCGCGCGTCACGAGGTTCTGGTGCGGGTTGTCCTTCGCCTGCTCGGGCGTGAGCATCCCGCGGCGGACCGCCTCCTGGACGAAGGTGTGATCTTCGCTGAGCTGGTAGACGCGGCCCTGGCGCGAGAGGTAGAGGCGGCTGTCGCCCACGTGGCCCATCACGCCCTTGCCGCCGATCACGAGCAAGGCGGTGCAGGTGGTGCCCATGCCCTTCTTCGACGGATCGTCGACGCCCATGCGGTGCACCCGCGCCGACGCGCTCTGGATGGCCTCACGCATCATCGCCGCCGCCTCGTCGTGCGAGCGCGTCCCCGCCAGCACCGCCTTCAGCAGATCGCCGCGCGCGCGCACGTGCTCGCGTACCGTCTCGGCCGCCGTGCGGGACGCGATGTCTCCCGCCGCGTGCCCGCCCATCCCATCACAGACGAGGTAGAGGCCCAGCTCCTTGTCGACGAGGTAGTGATCCTCGTTGAGCTGCCGCTCCCGCCCCACGTCCGTGGCCCCGTGCGCCCACGTCCTCACGGCCGCAGCTTGCCCGAGCCGCTCGCGCATGACCAGCGTGGACCGAGTGCGAAGCATCGGCCCATGTACGGGCGGAGCGCGACTGGCCTTCCGCCCGCGTGCGCCTATGTCTGGCTGCGTGAGCCCGAGACGCGCCCTCCTCCCGATCGCCTGCCTCCCCCTCGCGTTCGCCGTCATGACCAGCGCGTGCGCCGGCACGCCCGCGTCACGCCCGCGCGAGGAGCCCACGCAGAGCTCCGCGGACGTGCGGGACGTCGAGTTCGAGGGCGCCCAGCGTGACCGCGCCCAGGCCGTGCTCGCCGATCTCGAGTCGTGGTGCGGCGAGCACGAAGACGCCTGCGGCGCGAGCGCGCGCCCCGACATCTACCCCGACGTGGAGGTCTCGGAGGTCGACCGACGCTACGTCGACGACCGCAAGCAGCGCCTCCGCACTCTCGGCGTCCAGGTGCGCTGGGACCCGGGCACGCGCCGCTTCGAGGTCGTGCGCGGCAACACGCCGATCTTCGACGGGAACGAAGATCCGTGAGCGCTCAGAACGCGCCGCGGACGTCGAGCGTGCCGGGACCCAGCGAGACGCGGAGCCAGGTGCCGTCCCGGCCGAAGTGCGCGAGCAGCCCCGCGCTCAACGCGAACGACGCCACCCCGACGCCGAGCAGCGCCGCGCCCAGGCCCGTCAGCAGCGGGCCGCGCGCGTAGGCGTCCTCGACGCTCGCCCAGGCGGCCCCGTCGGGCGCGTTCTCGACCGCGTTGAGGTCGTCGGCGCCGACGGCGAGCGTGATCGCGCCGCCGATCATCACCGCCGCCGAGGCGCCGAAGAGCGACCACGCGAGGGCTTGTCCGTCGCCCGCCGGCTGCGCGTCGGTCGTCTCGTCCTCCCCCTCGTCCTGCGCCTGCACGACCGCTGGGGTGCTCGCGAGGAGCGCGGCCGCGAGGAGCGCGATCGAGGGGGCGGAGAGGGACGAGGGGCGGCGCACGCGTGAACTATCCGAGGCCTCTCCTCCCCGGTCAACCGCGTTGCGTCCCCGTCGAGCGCGTGCTGCCATTCGGCCCCGATGCGTCGCGCGTTGTCCCTGATCCTGCTTCTGGCGGCGAGCCCCGCCGCCGCGCAGGAGCTCGGCGTCTCCGCGACGGTCGAGCGCGAGGAGCACGACGGGCGCGCCCAGACCACGGTCACGCGCGAAGACCTGGAGGAGCGGCTGCCGCGCTCGGCGCCCGACGCCCTGCGTGACGTGCCCGGCGTGAGCGTGCAGCAGACCGCGCACGGCCAGGCCAGCCCCTATGTGCGTGGGCTGACCGGGCAGCGCGTGATCCACCTCTTCGACGGGATCCGACTGAACACGGGGATCTACCGGCAGGGGCCGAACCAGTACTTCTTCACCGTGGACTCGCTCACCCTCGACCGGCTCGAGGTGACCCGCGGGAGCGCCTCGACCCGCTGGGGCCCCGACGCGCTCGGCGGCGCGATCGTCGCCGTCCCGCGCGAGCGCGAGCCGGACGCGAGCCTCGACGGGGTGCGACTCTCGCCGCGGCTCTTCGCGCGCTTCCGCTCCGCCGACCTCGAGTGGGGTGGGCGCGCGGAGCTCGGCGCGGATCTCGGCGACCGGACCGCGTTCCTGGGAGGCGTGGCGTTCCGGGAGGCGGGGCTCCTTCGCAGCGGCGGGCTGGTGGGCAGCCCACTCGACGGCTCGCGCGCGCTCGTGCCGCGCTTCACGGAGGAGCTCGCGGGCCAGCCCCCCGAGGCGTGGCACACGCAGGCCGGCACGGGGTTCACGGAGCTGACCTTCGATGGACGGCTCGTGCATCGCCTCACCTCGCGCCTCTCCGTGGTGGCGGCGGCGTACGGCTACCGGCAGTCCAACGCACCTCGCACGGATCGTTGCCCGGCCCCCGAGGCGCCGGCCGACGAGTGCCTGCGGGTGCGAGAGCAGTTCCGGACGCTCGCGTACGTCTCGCTGCGCGGTGACGCGGGCGAGCACCTGCGCGACCTGGCGCTGACCCTGAGCTACCAGCGCCATCACGAGGCGCGCGAGAACGTGCGGCCGCGCTCCGCGGTGCGCTTCGACTGGACGGACGACGTCGACACCCTCGGCCTCGCGCTCGCGGCGGCCACGCCCCGCATCCGCCTCGGCGAGGACGCGTCCATGCGGGCCCGCTACGGCTTCGACGTCTACGACGACCGGGTCTCGTCCTCGGCGCAGCAGACCCTGACCGACCTCGATCTGACGCTCCCGCTCTCGCGCGGTCAGTACCTGGACCGCTCGCTCTACGTGACCCTCGGCGCCTGGCTGACGCTCGAGCTGAAGCCGGCGCGCTGGCTGACGCTCCGGAGCGGGGGGCGCGTGGGGATGGTGGGCGTGCGCGCGCCGGAGGATCGCGCGTCGGGCACGGCGGGCGTGCGGGACGACTTCGGGCTCGCGGTCGGACGGGTCGGCGCCGAGATCGCGCCGACGCGCGAGCTGTCCATCCTGGTCTCGGTGGATCAGGGCTTCCGCGCGCCCAACCTGGACGACCTCACCTCGCGCCAGCAGACCGGGCCTGGCTTCCAGTTCGAGAACCCCGCGCTCCGCCCGGAGCGGAGCACCAGCTTCGACCTCGGGGTCCAGCTGCGCCTGCCGTTCCTGCGCCTCGACGCGTGGGCCTTCGCGCTCTTGCTCGAAGACGGCATCGAGCGGGCGCTGCGCGGCGCCGACGCGTGCCCACCGAACACCCCGCAGTGCCAGGCGTCGCGCGTGCATCTGCAGCTCGTGAACGCGCGCGGGCTGGGCACGATCTTCGGCGCCGAAGGGGGCGCGACGCTCACCCTCCCCGAGGACGTGACCGTGCGCGCCACCGTGACCTGGGCCTGGGGCGAGGGCCCGGACCCGAGCGGAGCGGGCCGCGTGCCGCTCTCCCGCGTGCCGCCCCTGCACGGCTCGGTCGAGGGGCGCTGGCGTCACCGCGAGAGCGGCTTCTACGCCGCCGCGGTCTTCCGCTGGGCGGCCACCCAGGATCGCCTCGCCCCGTCCGACACCGCCGACGCGCGGATCCCGCTCGGCGGCACGCCCGGCTGGGCCACCGTCGACGTGCGCGCGGGCTGGCGCCTGGACGATCAGGTCGTGCTCTCGCTCGTGGGCGAGAACCTCTTCGACGTCGCTTACCGCGTGCACGGCTCCAGCATCAACGCGCCCGGCGTCGGCGTCATGGCCCAGGCGAGCGTGCGCCTGTGGCCCTGGTGAGGGCGAGGCTCAGCGCTCTTCCGCGACGCCGTCCTCGAGGTCGACGCCCTCCCCCAGCGCCTCTCGGAGGCGCGTGAGGAGCCGCTCGGGGGTGAACGGCTTGGGCAAGAACGTTTGCCCGCGCTCGATCGCGGCGCGCACCTCGTCGACGTCCTCGGCGTAGCCCGACATGTAGAGCACCTTCGTGTCCGGACGGTGCTCGAGGATCTTCTCGGCGAGCTGCGGCCCGCTCATGCCCGGCATGACCACGTCGGTCAGCAGCACGTCGAGGCGGCCCGGGTACGCGGTCGCGAGCGCGAGGGCGTCCTCGGCGTGCGCGGCCTCGAACACCTGGTAGCCGGCGCGCCGGAGGATGCGTCGCGCCGCGCGCCGCACGCCGAGCTGGTCCTCGACGAGCAAGATCGTCTCGCTGATCGCCGCGCCGACCTTCGGCTTGACGAAGCTGCCGCTCGGCGCCTTGGAGCGAGGGAAGCGGATGCGCACCGTGGTGCCCCCGCCGAGCGCGCTGTCGATCGTGAGCGACCCCTCGGCTTCACTCACCACCGCGAGCGCCGTGGTCAGCCCGAGCCCGCTGCCCTGCCCCTGCGGCTTGGTCGTGAAGAACGGCTCGCAGGCGCGGCTGCGGACCGACTCCGTCATGCCATAGCCCTCGTCGCGCACGGAGATCTCCACCCACCCACCGGGCTCTCGCTCGCTGGCCCGGGCGCTCGCCCGCACCGTGATCCGGGCCCCCTCGTCGGTGGCTTGGCGCGCGTTGTCGACCAGGTTGAGCACCACCTGCTCGAGGAGCGCAGGGTCGATGCGGATCCAGCCGACGCCGGGGTCGAGCTCCAGCGCGAGGCGCCGCCGCTCGCCGACGATCGCCGCGAGCATCGGCTCGAGCTCCCCGAGGAGGCGGTCCACGCGGACGCGCTCGGGCGTCTGGATCTGGCGGCTCGTGAACGAGAGCAGGCGCGACGTCAGGAGCCGGCCCTTGCTCGCCGCCTCCACCACCGCCCCGAGATCCTCGGCCGCGCCTTCGGTCGCGAGCTGGTCCTCGAGCAGCGCCGCGTGCGCCGCGATGATCGTCAGGAGGTTGTTGAACTCGTGCGCCATCGAGCCGGCGAGCCGCCCGAGGGTCTGCTCGCGCTGGGCGAGGCGCAGCCGCTCCTCCAGGTCGCGCGACTCCGTCACCTCGAGCGCGAGCCCGACCGCCCCCTGGATGGATCCGTCCGAAGCCCGGAGAGGATCGACGCGCGCGTGGAAAGTGCGGCCCTCCCGCTCGAACTCGTAGTGACCCGAGTGGCCCTCGAGCGCGCGGAGGTGGGCCGCCACGGGGGGGACGGCCGGGTCCTCGCTCCCCACGTACTCGTAGAGCGTGGTGCCGAGCAGGCTCTCCGCCGAGCGATTGCGCACCACGAGGCCGCCGCCCGTCACCGAGGTCACGGTCATCGAGCGGTCCACCGTCCAGAGCACGCCGGGGAGCTGCTGCGCGAGGGCCGAGAGCTGCACCTGGCTCGTCCGGGCGACCCGCGCCCCCGTCGTGTCGCGCCCGAGGAGCACGACCCCGTCGGCCGAGACCCGCGCCGTGCGCAGATCCACCCACCGGAGGCCCGGGCGCTGGCCCCGCACGCACACCTCCGCCCGCTGCCCCTGCCGCGTGCGCAGCAGGTCCAGCACGCCCTCCGCGGGCCGACGGTCCGGGTCGAGCAGGCGCTCGAGCGGCTGCCCGAGCAGCGCGCCGCGAGGCTGCCCGAGCAGCGTGGCGAAGCTCTGGGAGATCTCGCGGATCTGGCCGTCGGGCCCGAGCACGAGCACCAGCTCTCGCCCCTCCTTCAA is part of the Sandaracinaceae bacterium genome and encodes:
- a CDS encoding N-acetylmuramoyl-L-alanine amidase, with product MTRHLCLLVGSLLCAPVASAQVVVVDPGHGGRDPGAVGCESLEEAPTVLDVAQRVQGILEAEGLSVALTREDDRFVELSARAAFANSMGAELYVSVHSNSNGGTPASGTETFVANSASGTSVTMGGFLQEEMILAWGLRDRGLKRANFTVLTATRMPAALTEIAFTNRCDPDAMLLRDPTSRMAMAQAHANAVLRTLDREPGMSGTLTGVVFEDVGVGLEDTTRRLGGATVTAGEMTQTSAADTGAWSFTLPPGTYTVQVSLDGWRSAERSCDVTPRGTTWCSVGVVREAAPADAGAPEPDAAVTVDASAPPPPTDAGATPPMADPGCSCQTAPGARMNSSLAAASLLLMALFVFARRRGSLRGGLWLSLLLVGCGSPSAPAPSTLNETAPADGESSRLVAEQLATPARLTRERPVAEGLTAPVLSPDGRYAALSTHAHDTLFLVTLGASEVEIEAVAQGPRVGYRPVFDGSSLRYRHAQQSPTAVPHHSVALAHDVGPRAPHGLHVRLDEQSQVVLHAAGGHGEVVSPEGDRYIEPSVAADGRHVVFWGMASGLFLHRVEDGATIELGRGGHPQFSADGRWLVFDRTEDDGHVLTAGDLWITDLASPSYRTRPLTRTPDRIEQMPALAGDTLLFATEEGVLAATVQLP
- a CDS encoding cyclic nucleotide-binding domain-containing protein, which produces MRTWAHGATDVGRERQLNEDHYLVDKELGLYLVCDGMGGHAAGDIASRTAAETVREHVRARGDLLKAVLAGTRSHDEAAAMMREAIQSASARVHRMGVDDPSKKGMGTTCTALLVIGGKGVMGHVGDSRLYLSRQGRVYQLSEDHTFVQEAVRRGMLTPEQAKDNPHQNLVTRAVGPKPSVLVDSLVFDVLPGDSLLLCSDGLHGYFEDTSELGATLGLESLESVAKGLIDTANQRGGEDNITTVVLRLSSDPPDQVVEAKRASRVTAELDAIGHVVLFSELDMKELVKVANAFDHKDYGVDEVVVHEGDVSETLFVIVSGAAKVTRNGTDIALLRAGQHFGEMALLSRRPRSATVRTLKDCTMLALSRERFYEILSGDAVIAAKFLWRLAQTLSLRLDDLYLLQDKLGAETDTRDTQQYGLFPSPFDGR
- a CDS encoding TonB-dependent receptor, encoding MRRALSLILLLAASPAAAQELGVSATVEREEHDGRAQTTVTREDLEERLPRSAPDALRDVPGVSVQQTAHGQASPYVRGLTGQRVIHLFDGIRLNTGIYRQGPNQYFFTVDSLTLDRLEVTRGSASTRWGPDALGGAIVAVPREREPDASLDGVRLSPRLFARFRSADLEWGGRAELGADLGDRTAFLGGVAFREAGLLRSGGLVGSPLDGSRALVPRFTEELAGQPPEAWHTQAGTGFTELTFDGRLVHRLTSRLSVVAAAYGYRQSNAPRTDRCPAPEAPADECLRVREQFRTLAYVSLRGDAGEHLRDLALTLSYQRHHEARENVRPRSAVRFDWTDDVDTLGLALAAATPRIRLGEDASMRARYGFDVYDDRVSSSAQQTLTDLDLTLPLSRGQYLDRSLYVTLGAWLTLELKPARWLTLRSGGRVGMVGVRAPEDRASGTAGVRDDFGLAVGRVGAEIAPTRELSILVSVDQGFRAPNLDDLTSRQQTGPGFQFENPALRPERSTSFDLGVQLRLPFLRLDAWAFALLLEDGIERALRGADACPPNTPQCQASRVHLQLVNARGLGTIFGAEGGATLTLPEDVTVRATVTWAWGEGPDPSGAGRVPLSRVPPLHGSVEGRWRHRESGFYAAAVFRWAATQDRLAPSDTADARIPLGGTPGWATVDVRAGWRLDDQVVLSLVGENLFDVAYRVHGSSINAPGVGVMAQASVRLWPW
- a CDS encoding response regulator, whose protein sequence is MSDILLDTLLKEGRELVLVLGPDGQIREISQSFATLLGQPRGALLGQPLERLLDPDRRPAEGVLDLLRTRQGQRAEVCVRGQRPGLRWVDLRTARVSADGVVLLGRDTTGARVARTSQVQLSALAQQLPGVLWTVDRSMTVTSVTGGGLVVRNRSAESLLGTTLYEYVGSEDPAVPPVAAHLRALEGHSGHYEFEREGRTFHARVDPLRASDGSIQGAVGLALEVTESRDLEERLRLAQREQTLGRLAGSMAHEFNNLLTIIAAHAALLEDQLATEGAAEDLGAVVEAASKGRLLTSRLLSFTSRQIQTPERVRVDRLLGELEPMLAAIVGERRRLALELDPGVGWIRIDPALLEQVVLNLVDNARQATDEGARITVRASARASEREPGGWVEISVRDEGYGMTESVRSRACEPFFTTKPQGQGSGLGLTTALAVVSEAEGSLTIDSALGGGTTVRIRFPRSKAPSGSFVKPKVGAAISETILLVEDQLGVRRAARRILRRAGYQVFEAAHAEDALALATAYPGRLDVLLTDVVMPGMSGPQLAEKILEHRPDTKVLYMSGYAEDVDEVRAAIERGQTFLPKPFTPERLLTRLREALGEGVDLEDGVAEER